From the Mycoplasma putrefaciens KS1 genome, the window GCTTTTAATGCTGATTTTGATGGAGATCAAATGGCTGTTCACGTGCCAATCACTAAAGAAGCAATTGCTGAATCAAGAGCTTTAATGTTGGGTTCAAACGCAATTTTAGGTCCAAAAGATGGAAAAGCAATTGTTACTCCAGGTCAAGATATTATCTTAGGTAATTACTATGTAACAACTGAAGAAAAAGATCTTAAAGGTCAAGCAATGATGTTTGCTACTTTACAAGAAGCATTTCTTGCTTATAAAACTGGTCAAGTATCATTAAATGCTTTAATTGGAATTGCTATTTCAGCTCTTCCAAAAGAAAAGTTTGCTGATGAAAAAACCAGAGCAAATTCTTATCTATTAACAACAGTTGGTAAATTATACTTTAACGAAATCTTTGATAAAACTTTCCCATGAATTAATTCAAATAATATTTGAAATGCCGAACAAGTTCTGTCTGAATTTATTTATAACTTTGATCAAAATATTCATGATGTAATTAATAACGTTGAAATTCAACAGCCAATTAAGAAAAAAGAACTATCAATTATTATTGAAAGATATTTCCAAGCTTATGGTGCTAGAAAAACTGCTGAAATGCTAGATAAAATGAAAGATTTAGGATTTTATTTCTCAACCAAGTCTGGAACAACTATTTCAGCTGGAGATGTTGTTGCGTTTACTCATAAATATGATGAGTTTAAACAAGCAGATCTTAAAGTTGAACAAATTACTCAATACTACAATATGGGGATGTTAACAGCCAGCGAAAAAAAACGTAGAATTATTGAAGTTTGATCGACAATTAAAGATAACATTCAAAACGAATTATCTTCAGAATTACGTAAAGATCTTAAAAACCCAATCTTTGTAATGGTAGATTCTGGAGCACGTGGTAATGTTTCTAACTTTACTCAGTTAGTTGGTATGCGTGGATTGATGAATGACACCAAAGGAGATATTAAAGAAATTCCTATTAAATCATCATTTCGTGAGGGACTAACAGTGTCTGAGTACTTTGTTTCAACTCACGGTGCAAGAAAAGGTATGGCCGATATTGCCTTAAAAACTGCCGACTCAGGATATCTAACTAGAAGATTAGTTGATGTTAGTCAAGAAATTGTAGTAGTAAATCAAGATTGTGAACCAACTAAAGGATTTGAAGTTTCAGCAATTATTGATACTAAACACGATAATGTTATCGTGCCATTAAAAGACAGATTAAATGGTCGTTTCACATTTACTGATATTTACGATGATCAAAATAATTTAATCGTTGCTGCTAATACGATGATTGATAAAGATATTGCTGAAAAAATTGTTGACGCAGGAATTACTTCTGTGCTTATTCGTTCGGTATTAACTTGTGATAATAAACGTGGTGTTTGTCAAAGATGTTATGGTCGTAACTTAGCTACAGCTTTATTAGTAAATATTGGTGAACCTGTAGGAGTAGTTGCTGCTCAATCAATTGGTGAACCAGGAACACAACTTACTATGCGTAACTTCCATACAGGAGGAGTTGCTGGTAATGCTGATATTACTCAAGGTCTACCACGTATTAAAGAACTACTTGACGTTACAACACCAAAAGGATCAGTTGCAATTATTTCAGAAATTGATGGTATTGTCACTAGAATTGAAGATCACAACGGAATTTATGTGATAACTGTGACTGGTGAAAATGACACCATAAGAAAATACAAAACAGACTTTAACTCAATTCTTCGTGTTGAAGAACATGACCATGTACAAGCAGGTCAAAAACTAACTGAAGGTGCAATTGATTTACACCAATTACTTGAAGTTGGTGGAATTCAAGATGTTCAAAACTACATTTTAAAAGAAGTTCAAAAAGTTTATCGTTTACAAGGTATTGAAATTTCAGACAAATACATTGAAATTATTATTAAACAAATGTTGAACAAAGTAAAAATTACTGATAGTGGAGATTCTAATTTATTACCTGGTGAAATTGTTACAATTCAAAGCTGAAAAGAAGCTGTGCAAGAATGTATTATTAATGGACAAAAACCACCATTATCAATAGCTCAAATTTTTGGTATTAAAAAAGCGCCATTAGAATCAGACTCTTGATTATCTTCTGCATCATTTCAAGATACTGCTAGAGTATTAACAAAAGCAATTATTAAAGGAAAAGAAGATAAACTAGAAGGATTAAAAGAAAACATTATGTTAGGAAACTTGATCCCTGCTGGTACTGGTTTAACTGGAACTGCTGAAGTTGAACAATTAGCTGAAAAATACCACAATAACGAATATTAATAATAATATTTTAATCTCACATAAGGTGAGATTTTTTAATTCTAATTAAAAATAATATATTGTAAAATTACATTATATGTTTTTTAAGGAGAAGTTTTATGAAGAATAAATATAAGTCGTTAGTTGTTGTGGGAAGTCAGTGAGGAGATGAAGGGAAGGGAAAAATTACTGATTATTTTGCACAAAAAGCAGATGCTGTTGTGAGATTTGCTGGTGGAGATAATGCTGGTCATATGATTGAATTTAATCATAAACGCCATAAAGTAACTATTGTTCCATCAGGAGTTTTCAACCCTAAAGTTAAAAACATTATCGGTAATGGGACTGTTATTAATTTAAGAAATTTAGTTGCTGAAATTAAAAAATTAAATGATGCCCAGATTGATACTTCAAATGTTTTTGTTTCAGATAGAGCACATTTAATTTTTGATTGACACATACTATTAGATCAATTACAAGAAGAACAAAGACAAGAACAAAAAATCGGCACAACAAAACGAGGAATTGGACCTACTTATTCAGATAAAGCTGCCAGATATGGGATTAGAATTTGTGATATTAATCAACCAAATTTTAAAAATATCTTAAAAGAAAATTTTGACTATCATAATCAAATGATTACTAAAGTATATAATCATGAACCATTAAATTTTGATGATATTTATCATGATTTAATGAATAATTTCAATTTTATAAAAAATAATATTATTGACTCAGGATATGAAGTTTCAAACTTGATTGATCAGAATAAGTTTGTTTTATTTGAAGGAGCACAAGGTGTTTTACTAGATATTGATCACGGAACTTATCCGTTTGTAACTTCATCAAACTGTTCAGCAAATAATGCTTCAATCGGGGTAGGAATTCATGCAAAACAAATTAATAAAGTTGTAGGAATTGTTAAAGCTTATAATACACGTGTTGGATCAGGGGCAATGCCAACTGAAATACATGACCAACTAGCTGATAAATTAAGAGAACGTGGAAGAGAGTATGGTTCTAATACTGGAAAGCCACGTAGAATTGGATGATTAGATCTAGTGGCTTTAAAATATGCAATTAGAGTTGGTGGAATTGATGAATTATTTTTAACTCTACTTGATGTTTTAGATACTGAAAAAACAATTAAGATTTGTATAGCATACCAGTTAGACGGTAAAGTTATTGATTCAATACCAGCTAGCGATTTAGACTTTAAAAGATGTCAACCAATTTATCAAGAAGTTGCTGGATGAAATCAAGATATTAGTAAAGTGACTTCATTTGACCAACTACCTGATAATGCCAAAAATTACATTAAAAAAATTCAAAAAATTGTTAAAGTTCCTTTCTTAGGTTTTTCAGTTGGTCCAGACCGTAACCAAACAATTTTAATTAAAGGAGAATTTGATGATTAAGAGATATCAAGTTGAAGAAATCACAAAAATTTGAAGTGATCAAAATAAATATGATACTTGGCTAAAAATTGAACAACTAGTTTGTCAAGCTTGAGAAAGTCTAGGCTATATTAAACAAAGCGAAATTTTTAACATCAATAATAATTTGAAAGTTGATTTAAATAGAATGTTAGAAATCGAAAGTCAAACCAAACACGATGTGGTTGCTTTTACTAGAATGCTTTCTGAACAACTAGGAAGTGAAAGCAAATGAATTCATTTAGGAATTACTTCAACTGATGTTGTTGATACTGCTCAAAACTATCTAATCAAACAATCAAATCAATTTGTCAGCAAAGAATTAGAAAACATAAGTTACACTCTTAAACGATTAGCTATTGAAAACAAACAACAATTAATCATGGGTCGAACTCATGGAATGTATGGCGAACCAACAAGTTTAGGTTTAAAATTTGCTTTATGATATGATGAAATGCAAAGACATATTAGACGTTTTGAACTAGCCAGACAAGATATTGAAATTACTAAAATTTCAGGATCAATGGGTAATTATGCCAATCTAGAACCTGAAATTGAAGAATTTGTTGCTAAAAAATTACAAATGAAAGTTGATAGTTTATCAACACAAGTTTGTCAAAGAGATAGACACATATTTTTAATTGAAGTGTTTGCAAATATTGCTTCAACTCTAGAAAAAATGTCAACTGAAATTAGATTATTACAAAGAAGTGATGTTAATGAATTAGCAGAAGGTTTTAGTAAAAATCAAAAAGGAAGTTCATCAATGCCACACAAAAAAAATCCTATTTCAAGTGAAAACATTGCTGGGTTAAGTCGTTATATTAAATCTCAAGTGTTAACAGTTTTAGAAAATAATAATTTATGACACGAAAGAGATATTTCTCACTCTTCAAATGAAAGAATTTATTTACCAGATGTTTTTAATCTTTTAGTTTATACATTAAAAAGAATGAACGACACACTATCAAATTTAGTTATCAATAAAAAACAAATGTTAGAACATATTTCTCAAGCAAAAAACATTTACTTTTCTCAAAGAATATTGACTTATGTTTTGATCAATTTCAAAAACATTACTAGAGAAGAAATTTATGATAATGTACAAAAAATCACTTTAGAATGTTTAGAAAATAACTTAGATTTTAAAGCCGAAATTTTAAAAAGTTATCTAGCTGAATGTCTTTCATTTAAAGAATTAGAAGAACTTTTTGATAACAAATTCTTTTTAAGACATGTTGATTATATTTTTAAAAAAGTTTTTGATTAACCGTATCATCTTTTAATTAGATGATTTTTATTTATTTATCTAGTCCATATACTCCATGATCTAGAACAAAGACATTTTTATATCCTAAATTTCTCAAATGTCTAGCTGTTAGTGCTGATCGATTTCCGTGATTGCAAACAATAACTAGTTTTTCATCTAAATTTGGCCATCTAAATTCTGGGTTATTTAAAACCATTGGATAAGAAATATTTAAACTAGGTTCAAATCTTTTAAAATTCCTATATTCATAATCATCTCTAACATCAATTACTTGTCATCCTTGGCCAAGCAACTGGTAAAATTCTTCATTTGAAATGCTGTACTTAGACATATTTATTCACCCTTTGACATTTTAGTTATTATAAAATGTTTTTAAGATTGTTGTAAAATATTTTTAAAATGGAGGGTTGAAGATGAATAAGATTTATATAGGAAATGATCATACTGCAGTTGAGATGAAAAATGCTATTAAAAAGCACTTAATTGATAAAGGATACGAAGTTATTGACTTAGGAAATAATGATGGACAATCATGCAATTACGCTTCAATTGGACTAGATGTTGCCAAACATGTTGTTAAAGATAAAGATAGTAAAGGTATTGTAATTTGTGGATCTGGAGTGGGAATTAGCATTGCTGCTAATAAGGTGCAAGGAGCCAGAGCTGCATTAGTTTATGAAGAACAAATTGCTAAGTTATCACGTTTGCATAATGATGCTAACATTTTAGCAACAGGGGCAAGATTCATTGCCGTTGATAAAGCAATTAGCTTAGTTGATGCCTTTTTAGAAACTGAATTTGAAGATGGACGTCATACAGAAAGGGTTAAGACACTAAATGAATTCAAAAATTAACGAAAAAATTTTAGACTCTTTAAAAAAAGAATTAACAAGACAACAAACACATATTGAATTGATTGCATCTGAAAATTTTGTTTCAGAAGCTGTTTTGCAATTAAATGGTTCTGTTTTAACAAATAAGTATGCTGAAGGATATCCAAATAAAAGGTATTATGGTGGTTGTGAGTTTATTGATGAAATTGAAAGCTTAGGAATCGAAACTGTCAAAAAATTATTTGATGCAGACCATGCAAACATTCAACCCCATTCAGGTAGCTCAGCAAATGAAGCGGCTTATAGAGCAATTCTTGAACATGGAGATAAGGTAGTTGCTATGAGTTTAGATGCAGGTGGGCATTTAACTCATGGCTATCCAATTAATTTTTCTGGTTCAAGTTATGATTTTAGATTTTATGGAGTGAGCAAAGAAACTGAACAGTTGGATTATGATGAAATTGAAAGAATTGTTTTAGAACATAAGCCAAAATTAGTTGTTGCAGGAGCTAGTGCTTATTCACGAATTATTGACTTTAAAAAGTTTCGTGAAATTGCTGACAAAGTTGGTGCAATGTTAATGGTTGATATGGCTCACATTGCAGGCTTAGTAGCTGCTAAACTTCATCCAAATCCAATGCAATATGCCGATATTGTCACAACAACTACTCACAAAACTTTAAGAGGAGCACGTGGTGGAGTTATTTTGTGTAAACAACAATATGCTAAAAAAATTGACTCAGCTGTCTTTCCCGGATCACAAGGTGGACCACTAGAAAATCAAATTGCCGGAAAAACTCAAGCCTTTTTAGAAGCTTCAACTCCAGAATTTGTTGAGTATGCTCGTCAAATTATTGCTAATACTAAAGCGCTTGCTTTAGTTTTACAAGAACAAGGATTTAGATTAGTGGCCGGAGGATCAGATAATCACCTGTTAACTATTGATGTTAAATCAACTATTGGAATTACTGGAAAAGAAGCTGAAAAAATTCTTGAAAAGGTTGGGATTATTGTTAATAAAAATATGATTCCTTTCGATCAAGAAAAACCTTTTTACACTTCAGGAATTAGATTAGGAACTCCTGCAATGACAACTAGAGGATTTACTGAAGAAACTTTTAAACAAGTTGGTTTAATTATCTCTAGTGCATTAAAAAATAGAACAGAAGAAAATTGGATTGAATTGTCTAAACAAGTTCTTGAGATTTGTGAAAATTATCCAATTTATCAAAATATTAAATATTAATTTTAAGTACTCTTTTTGAGTATTTTTTTTGTATCAATTATTTTGGAAATGATATACAATATAAGTTAATGTATAAAAAGGAGAAAAATATGGCATTTACAGAAATTAAGCACCCACTTATTATTGACAAATTAACTCGTATGAGAAAAGTTGAAACCTCATCAAAAGATTTCAGAGAAAACTTAAATGAAATTGCCCAGTTAATGGTTTATGAGATTTTTAGAGATTTAAAATTAACAGCAATTGAAATTGAAACACCAATTAAAAAAACTACAGGTTACACTATTGATCATCCGATTGTCTTAGTTCCTATTTTAAGAGCCGGAATCGGTATGTTAGATGGAATTCAAACATTAATACCAACAGCAAGAGTTGCTCATATTGGTTTGTATAGAGATGAAGAAACTTTAGAAATTCACCAATATTTTGCAAAAACAACTAAAGATATTCAAAATAGTTATGTGATCGTAGTTGATCCGATGTTAGCAACAGGTGGAAGTGCTTGCAAAGCAATTGATATTGTCAAGGAATGAGGAGCAAAAAATATTAAATTTGTTTGTTTAGTAGCGGTTGAAAACGGTATTAAAAAATTACAAGAAAGACACCCGGATGTTGAAATTTATGCAGCCTCAAAAGATGAGTATTTAAATGATAAAGGATACATTGTTCCAGGTCTAGGAGATGCTGGAGATAGAATTTTTGGTACAAAATAATAATAATAATAATAATAAAAATTCAAGTAGCGTTTATGACGCTATTTTTTATTTGTAACCTTTTAAAAGATAAGTTACTTAGTCTTAGAGTAATAAAAAAACTTATAGATGATAGTCATAAAAATTGATTTAAAACATTATTTTCAAATTTAGCTAAATTAAGATATCAGCATTAACTAAAAATAGCTTATTATAATCATTTGCTTGTAAATATTTGTTATCACTCAATTAATATTTAAGACCTAAAAATTTTATTTAGTTAACAAAATGAAACTAAAACTGTCCGATAAATAATGATTCAATTGCATAAAAGGCCAAATTACAAGTTTGTTTCTAGTTTAGTAGAAGTACTTATCAGAATTAATATTTTAGTTATATAAAAAAAGGAGTAAAATTAACATGTGGATCATCATATTTCGAAAGATTCTAAATAAAATTATGCTAAAACAAATATTTGCTAGAAACCTAACAAAAAAAGCGCTAATGGTTAATTCTATATGATCGGTATTTTATGTTATTGTTTTTGTTATATTGGTTGGCACAAAAACAATAAAATGAAATTGATTAACTGGTCTAATTCTAGGTCAGACAACAAGCTTTTTGGGTTTATTGTCATTGTTTTATACAAGAGAATTAGTTATAAAATATGAAAATCCTTTTTTATTTTATTTTATGTTTTTGATTAGAATCGGAATTTATGTTATTCCATTTTTTCTATCTTTAGTATTATGTGATGGAAAAATTTTTGCTTATTTAGGTATTTTAATTGGTATGACTAGTCTGTTTAGTTGACCAATAAGTGGGTATTTAAATAATAAAAAGTCTCAAAAGAAAGGAGGAAACTAGTAAAAATGACATTGCTATCAATTACTGAAGATCTAAATAAATGAAAAGAACTAACCGGTGCATTAACTACTATTTGTATTGTAACAATCATTATTTGTTCAATTTCAATTATTTATAATAAAAAGATTAGAAACTATAAAATTGATGAAAAAATGTCAGGATTTTTAGTACTTATCAGCACATTTGTAATTAATGTTGAGAATATTGTTACTTCTATTTTAGGTAAAAAGTACAAGTTTTTTACCCCTTATGCAATGTATTTGTTAGCTTACATTTTTATTGGATCAGTAGTTTCACTGTTAGGATTAGAATCCCAAACAACTTCTTTTACCGTTACATTTTCTATGGGTATGGTTACATTTGTGATGATTTATTATTTTGGATTTAAATATCAAAAACTATCATTTTTGAAACGTTATTTAAATCCAATAGAATTGATCTCTCAATTTACACCACTACTTTCTATTTCGTTTCGTTTGTTTGGTAACATTTTGGGTGGTTCTATTATTTTAGGTTTATTGTATGCATTATTAATTGGTTTTCAATTAAGTTGAGCAACTGATAATATTCAAGATGCTAATGGTATGCAACGTTGAGTAGCATATGCAATTTGAAATCCATCAGAATTTGCAGATGGTTGAAAATTACAATATAAATATTTTTGAGCAGGTTTAAACGTATTCACGACCCCAATTACACCATTTTTACATCTGTATTTTGATTTATTTGATGGATTGATCCAATCAGTAGTGTTTACAATGTTAACACTTTCTTATTGAGCTGAACAAATTGAAGGCCAAGAAAAACATCATAACCAAAATTCGGAACAAAAAACTAAACCGAAATTGTTGAATTGAAATTTTAAAAAGCAAAGACAAATTATTGAATTTAATTAAAGGAGGATTGCTATGTTATATACAGCATTTGTTTCAAACATACTAGCTAACTATATCTCAGCTTTAGTTGTTATTCTACCAAATCTATTGGCAGCTAAAGATACCGCACAAGGTTTACAATATGTTGGAGCAGGAGTTGCAACTATTGGAGTTTTTGGAGCAGGAATTGGTCAAGGTGCCATTGGTCAAGGAGCTTGTCTTGCAATTGGAAGAAATCCAGAAATGGCGTCAAAAATTACTTCAACTATGATCATAGCTGCTGGTATTGCTGAGTCTGGAGCTATTTACTCACTAGTTATTGCAATTTTATTAATCTTTGTTGTTTAATGTTTTTAAGAAGGGCTGGTATTAATGTTTTATACATTTAATGGTGTTTTTTTTGGAAGAACTCAAGGAGTTCCTGATATTGTATCTGCACTTTTTCCAAACTTACCTAACTTTATTGCTCACGTGTTAGCAACAATTGTTTTAGTAGTTATTTTATCTAAATTGGTTTATAAACCTTTTAGACAAGCAGTTGACAAACAAAGAGATAAAATTAATGAGATTTTAAGTGATGCAATTGAAAAACAATCGCAAGCAAATACTCAAATTCAACAAGCAAACTTATTATTAGAAGATGCAAAAACCGAATCACTTTCAATTATTAAAACTGCTAAGATTGATGCTGAAGCACAAAAAAATCAAATTCTTAATAGCGCAACAACTCAAGCAAGAAATATTCAAAACCAGGCAAAAACTTCTATTGCTCAAGAAAGACTTAAAGCAGAATCAGAAATTAAACAAACAATTGTTAATTTAGCTTTTGATGCTGCTGAGAAAATACTAAATAAAGAGATTGATAAACAAACAAATAAACAATTAATTGATGAGTTTATTGATAATTTAGACCAATAATTATGATATTAAAAGAAAATGTAATTAATAATTGAGCCACAGCTTTATTAAAGATTGCAATAGAAGAAAATTTAGTTGATCAATTTATTGAACAAGCTGATGTTTTAATAACTGTTTTAAAAAATAGAGATGATTTTGCAATGATTCTAACTTATACAAATAATAAGCAAAAAAAACAATCAGTGAAATTAATTGATGAAACATTTTCTAGTTTTGGTTTTAACTTATATATTATTAACACGATGAAATTATTAGTTGAAAAAAGAGCTTTTATTCATTTTAGAGACATCTTAAAGATCTTGTATAAAAATCTATTAGCAACTAAAAAAATTGCTTCTGGCATTGTTTGATCAACTGATAAGTTAAATAAAAACCAAATTAAATTAATTGAAGCAAAAATTTCAAAACGTATTAGTAAAAAAGTCAATCTAATCAATAAGATTGATCCATCACTGATTGGTGGAGTAAAAGTTTATATAGAAGGTAAAATATTTGATGGTTCTATTCAAGCTAAACTTGAATCAATGAAATATCAAGCCATAAAAAGAGAATAGGAGGTTTAAAATGAGTTTTAACATTAAAGAAATCTCTGAAATAATTGAGCGCCAAATTAAAGACTATGGTAAAAAAGTGATCAAAACAGAACAAGGAACTGTTGTTAGTGTTGGTGATGGTGTTGCTTTAATTTATGGATTAGATAGAGCATTAATGGGCGAATTACTTATTTTTCCTAATGATGTTTATGGTATGGTTTTAAACTTAGAAGAAGGTGCAGTTGGAGCTGTTATTTTAGGTGATGAAACTTTAGTTAAAGAAGGAGATTCTGTTAAAAGATCTAAAAAAGTTGTCCAAACTCCTGTTGGAGATAAGATGATTGGACGTATTATTAATGCACTAGGTCAACCTATTGATGATCTAGGTCCAATTGAATCGACAAAACTAAGACCAGTCGAAAGAGTTGCAACTGGAGTAATGGCTCGTAAATCAGTTTCTGAACCTTTACAAACAGGTATTTTAGCAATTGATGCTGCTATTCCAATTGGTAAAGGTCAACGTGAGTTAATCATTGGAGATCGTCAGACAGGAAAAACTACTATCGCAATTGATGCTATCTTAAATCAAAAAGATAAAAATGTTAAATGTATTTATGTGGCAATTGGTCAAAAAGATTCAACTGTTGTGCAAGTTGTTGAAAAGTTCAAAAAATACGGAGCAATGGAATATACAGTAGTTGTTAATGCAGGAGCTAGCGAGTCAGCACCACTACAATATCTAGCGCCTTATACAGGAGTTACAATTGCTGAAGAGTGAATGGAAAATGGTCATGATGTTTTAATAATTTATGATGATTTATCTAAACATGCAGTTGCTTATCGTGAAATGTCACTTTTATTAAGACGTCCACCAGGACGTGAAGCCTATCCAGGAGATGTCTTTTATTTACACTCACGTTTATTAGAACGCGCAGCTAGAGTTAATGAAAAATACGGCGGAGGATCAATTACTGCACTTCCAATCATTGAAACTCAAGCAGGAGATATTTCTGCTTATATTCCAACCAATGTGATATCAATTACTGATGGACAAATCTTTTTATCAACCGAACTATTTAACCAAGGAGTAAGACCAGCTGTTGATATAGGTCGTTCAGTTTCTCGTGTAGGGTCAGCAGCTCAAATTAAATCTATTAAACAAGTTTCAGGAACCTTAAAATTAGAACTAGCTCAATACTATGAATTAGAGTCATTTGCAAAGTTTGGTTCAGATTTAGATGATTCAACTAAAGAAAAACTTGATCAAGGTGCAAAAATTATTA encodes:
- a CDS encoding F0F1 ATP synthase subunit A; the protein is MTLLSITEDLNKWKELTGALTTICIVTIIICSISIIYNKKIRNYKIDEKMSGFLVLISTFVINVENIVTSILGKKYKFFTPYAMYLLAYIFIGSVVSLLGLESQTTSFTVTFSMGMVTFVMIYYFGFKYQKLSFLKRYLNPIELISQFTPLLSISFRLFGNILGGSIILGLLYALLIGFQLSWATDNIQDANGMQRWVAYAIWNPSEFADGWKLQYKYFWAGLNVFTTPITPFLHLYFDLFDGLIQSVVFTMLTLSYWAEQIEGQEKHHNQNSEQKTKPKLLNWNFKKQRQIIEFN
- a CDS encoding F0F1 ATP synthase subunit delta; this translates as MILKENVINNWATALLKIAIEENLVDQFIEQADVLITVLKNRDDFAMILTYTNNKQKKQSVKLIDETFSSFGFNLYIINTMKLLVEKRAFIHFRDILKILYKNLLATKKIASGIVWSTDKLNKNQIKLIEAKISKRISKKVNLINKIDPSLIGGVKVYIEGKIFDGSIQAKLESMKYQAIKRE
- the atpF gene encoding F0F1 ATP synthase subunit B translates to MMFYTFNGVFFGRTQGVPDIVSALFPNLPNFIAHVLATIVLVVILSKLVYKPFRQAVDKQRDKINEILSDAIEKQSQANTQIQQANLLLEDAKTESLSIIKTAKIDAEAQKNQILNSATTQARNIQNQAKTSIAQERLKAESEIKQTIVNLAFDAAEKILNKEIDKQTNKQLIDEFIDNLDQ
- the atpA gene encoding F0F1 ATP synthase subunit alpha; its protein translation is MSFNIKEISEIIERQIKDYGKKVIKTEQGTVVSVGDGVALIYGLDRALMGELLIFPNDVYGMVLNLEEGAVGAVILGDETLVKEGDSVKRSKKVVQTPVGDKMIGRIINALGQPIDDLGPIESTKLRPVERVATGVMARKSVSEPLQTGILAIDAAIPIGKGQRELIIGDRQTGKTTIAIDAILNQKDKNVKCIYVAIGQKDSTVVQVVEKFKKYGAMEYTVVVNAGASESAPLQYLAPYTGVTIAEEWMENGHDVLIIYDDLSKHAVAYREMSLLLRRPPGREAYPGDVFYLHSRLLERAARVNEKYGGGSITALPIIETQAGDISAYIPTNVISITDGQIFLSTELFNQGVRPAVDIGRSVSRVGSAAQIKSIKQVSGTLKLELAQYYELESFAKFGSDLDDSTKEKLDQGAKIIKMLVQKQYTPLHQADQAILLLAIKSHLIKWLPLSAISDFKNEILLHFSSNKTANQLRSTLDKNKNFDDQLQAKILKEIEKIVIRVTSTIKDYKAEAYGLVSDYKLLGK
- a CDS encoding ATP synthase subunit C, which gives rise to MLYTAFVSNILANYISALVVILPNLLAAKDTAQGLQYVGAGVATIGVFGAGIGQGAIGQGACLAIGRNPEMASKITSTMIIAAGIAESGAIYSLVIAILLIFVV